One window from the genome of Mucilaginibacter ginsenosidivorans encodes:
- a CDS encoding ATP-binding protein, which yields MRRLQLLVFFGLWLNHSALAQTGSSESIKFFRQQLALYKKDDTTKVKILTRLSNSYRRNNYDSALFYGQKAVLLAKKLGYTNGVTFAEFSLEYSLRETGNLAEALTLQLDLLDKARLYKNVYTEGIELNSIGNTYLEMGDFKTALDYYRESRNIFLPLPDNKGPHIALSKYWVSGYYKRNEASNMGNAFEKMNQLDSALHYETAMYNDLNFPVDLMPELLSRLGALQLKLGKEQGAIQFFRKGIKLTFQQNTVTDRAIIYYQMAALFNKMKQPDSSLYYARQSFYTARATTLAKVALDASLLIADLYHKSAKLDSAYTYQRIAIGYKDALFGADKFRQIQLVLSQEQQRQQKLLQDRERLKNRYLFIGGVSTVVFVLIVALIIWRNNQKQKQINLLLSEQKEEIETQRDNLGQALEDLKTTQTQLIQSEKMASLGELTAGIAHEIQNPLNFVNNFSEVSVELLTELKEEAEAGNKDDVIGIADDLTENLRKINHHGKRADSIVKGMLEHSRVATGEKQLTDLNVLADEFLKLSYHGLRAKNKGFNADLVTNFDDNLPKADVVQQDIGRVLLNLFNNAFYAVNQKQKIAGSDYRPEVSVTTESGNGHVVIKVKDNGIGIPDAIKEKIMQPFFTTKPTGEGTGLGLSLTYDMVVKGHGGSIEVSSEEGLGSEFIIKLPILT from the coding sequence ATGAGGCGATTACAATTGTTGGTTTTTTTTGGGCTTTGGCTAAACCATTCGGCTTTGGCGCAAACAGGTTCGTCTGAATCTATAAAATTTTTCCGGCAACAATTAGCGCTTTATAAAAAAGATGATACGACGAAGGTTAAAATACTTACGCGGCTGTCAAATAGTTACCGCCGGAATAATTATGATTCAGCGCTATTTTACGGGCAAAAAGCCGTGTTATTGGCTAAAAAATTAGGGTACACTAATGGCGTAACCTTTGCAGAGTTTTCCCTGGAATACAGCCTCCGGGAAACCGGGAACCTCGCTGAAGCCCTTACTCTTCAACTGGACCTGCTTGACAAAGCACGATTATACAAGAATGTGTATACTGAAGGTATTGAGCTCAATAGTATCGGAAATACCTATCTCGAGATGGGCGATTTTAAAACAGCCCTTGACTATTACCGCGAATCAAGGAATATTTTTCTGCCGTTGCCAGACAACAAAGGGCCACATATTGCTTTAAGCAAATACTGGGTTAGCGGCTATTATAAAAGAAATGAAGCGTCGAATATGGGAAATGCGTTTGAAAAGATGAATCAATTGGATTCGGCCTTGCATTACGAAACGGCGATGTATAATGATCTGAATTTCCCGGTTGATCTGATGCCTGAGCTTCTGTCAAGGTTGGGGGCATTGCAGTTAAAACTGGGCAAAGAACAAGGCGCTATACAATTCTTCAGGAAAGGGATCAAGCTAACATTTCAGCAAAACACGGTTACTGACAGGGCTATCATTTACTACCAAATGGCAGCCTTGTTCAATAAAATGAAACAGCCCGACTCAAGTCTGTATTATGCCCGTCAGTCGTTCTATACGGCAAGGGCCACCACTCTTGCCAAAGTTGCGCTCGATGCATCGCTCCTGATAGCCGACCTGTATCATAAAAGTGCAAAGTTAGATAGCGCTTATACTTACCAGCGCATAGCCATCGGATACAAAGACGCGCTTTTTGGAGCGGACAAGTTCAGGCAAATACAACTCGTATTATCACAGGAACAGCAACGTCAGCAAAAATTATTGCAAGACCGGGAGAGGCTTAAAAATCGTTATCTTTTTATTGGCGGTGTGTCCACTGTAGTTTTTGTGCTCATTGTGGCCTTAATAATATGGCGCAATAACCAGAAGCAAAAGCAAATCAATTTATTATTAAGCGAACAGAAAGAAGAAATAGAAACACAGCGAGACAACCTCGGACAAGCCCTGGAAGACCTGAAGACCACCCAAACCCAACTAATCCAGTCCGAAAAAATGGCTTCGCTGGGAGAATTGACGGCCGGCATCGCACACGAGATACAAAACCCGTTAAACTTCGTCAATAATTTCTCCGAAGTCAGTGTTGAACTGTTAACAGAATTAAAGGAAGAAGCAGAAGCTGGCAATAAGGACGATGTAATAGGGATTGCTGATGATCTTACAGAAAACCTCCGAAAGATCAATCATCACGGCAAACGTGCCGACAGTATAGTGAAGGGTATGCTGGAACATAGTCGCGTGGCAACGGGCGAAAAGCAGCTAACTGATCTAAATGTCCTGGCTGACGAATTTTTAAAACTCTCTTATCATGGTTTGCGGGCCAAGAACAAAGGTTTCAATGCCGACCTGGTAACGAATTTTGACGATAACTTGCCAAAAGCGGATGTTGTACAACAGGACATAGGCCGCGTACTGCTCAACTTATTTAACAACGCTTTTTATGCGGTAAATCAAAAGCAGAAAATAGCGGGGAGCGATTATAGGCCGGAAGTTTCGGTCACGACAGAATCCGGGAACGGGCATGTCGTCATCAAAGTAAAAGACAACGGTATTGGCATACCTGACGCCATCAAAGAAAAGATCATGCAGCCATTTTTTACTACCAAGCCCACGGGTGAGGGGACCGGTTTGGGATTAAGCTTAACTTATGATATGGTGGTGAAGGGGCATGGCGGAAGTATTGAAGTAAGTAGCGAAGAAGGCCTGGGTTCAGAATTTATTATTAAATTACCTATCCTAACATAA
- a CDS encoding ATP-binding protein produces MKKLYLFILFLLTIALRLEAQTAGVFHLDKLSKNDTLLSKWVFHAGDDMQWAGQSYQDSKWASTNPGQNIDRFEVLKSTGILWLRLHVMVSNSLIGKTFAMRIAQYAASEIYLNGRRIATYGKVSADPSSVRGYLTSKEPIVINLEPGKDNVIAVRLAYQPGLTYISSLFEPIPAFALYVNDYRSAAANYYTYLNGLKNFVLVFSLFGGAILIVLCTHLVYFFFDRRKKVNLYYALFCACICFVTMPNEVWGVDRFGNLAIQMWVAYAEGVFFVIGMVFLLLTVYALFSYTRRGTLSVLSFIGLCATIYMYFNGIKGFVVCTNIIPALFMVEAVHVCIWAMKRRIKDASFVLAGIILFVVLDIIGGLLDQATVLAQLLWGIGLLCFPLGMSCYLGVQTAFTNKKLSATLNEVQILSAQSLAQEQEKQQILANQNILLERQVAERTKELNTSLENLRATQNQLIQSEKMASLGELTAGIAHEIQNPLNFVNNFSDVNQEMLIELREELDKGDVEEAKAIAADIEQNEAKINHHGKRAEAIVKGMLQHSRTSSGQKEPTNLNALADEYLRLSYHGFRAKDKEFNAELITNFDSKLPKVNVVPQDIGRVLLNVINNAFYAVQQKTKTAGADYKPTVEICTAQQNRSVIISVKDNGTGIPDNVKDKILQPFFTTKPTGEGTGLGLSLTYDMVVKGHGGSIQINSVEAEGSEFIILLPLITTT; encoded by the coding sequence ATGAAGAAGCTATACCTTTTTATACTTTTCCTGCTGACTATTGCATTAAGGTTGGAAGCCCAGACTGCAGGGGTTTTTCATTTGGATAAACTATCAAAAAATGATACATTATTAAGCAAATGGGTTTTTCATGCGGGCGATGATATGCAATGGGCGGGCCAGTCTTACCAGGACAGCAAATGGGCATCGACTAACCCGGGGCAAAATATCGACCGTTTTGAGGTTCTTAAAAGTACAGGCATACTATGGCTGCGGCTCCATGTGATGGTCAGCAATTCCCTAATCGGCAAAACATTCGCCATGCGTATTGCACAATATGCTGCATCTGAAATATACCTGAATGGTAGGCGTATAGCCACTTACGGCAAGGTCAGCGCGGATCCTTCGAGCGTACGGGGCTACCTGACTTCAAAAGAACCCATAGTCATCAATCTTGAGCCCGGTAAGGATAATGTTATCGCTGTGAGGCTGGCCTATCAGCCTGGCTTAACATATATCTCGTCGCTTTTTGAACCAATACCGGCCTTCGCACTTTACGTAAATGATTATCGGTCAGCTGCCGCTAATTACTATACTTACCTTAATGGCTTAAAGAATTTCGTATTGGTTTTCAGCTTGTTCGGAGGCGCCATCCTGATCGTTCTTTGTACCCACCTTGTATACTTTTTTTTCGATCGCCGGAAAAAAGTGAATTTATATTACGCGCTGTTTTGCGCGTGTATCTGTTTTGTCACCATGCCAAATGAGGTATGGGGAGTAGACCGTTTTGGGAATCTTGCTATTCAAATGTGGGTAGCTTACGCGGAAGGTGTATTTTTTGTTATTGGAATGGTGTTCCTGTTGCTAACAGTTTATGCCCTATTTAGCTACACCCGCCGCGGAACGTTATCTGTACTTTCATTTATCGGGCTGTGCGCAACCATTTACATGTATTTCAACGGAATAAAAGGTTTTGTCGTTTGCACCAATATCATACCGGCGTTGTTTATGGTTGAAGCGGTGCATGTTTGCATTTGGGCCATGAAACGCCGGATAAAAGATGCTTCCTTTGTTCTGGCCGGTATTATCTTATTTGTTGTACTGGACATTATCGGTGGCTTGCTGGATCAGGCTACTGTACTGGCGCAGTTGCTTTGGGGCATTGGCCTGCTTTGCTTCCCGTTAGGCATGTCGTGTTACCTGGGTGTACAAACGGCTTTTACCAATAAAAAGTTATCGGCTACCCTGAACGAGGTACAAATACTTTCAGCGCAAAGCCTGGCCCAAGAGCAGGAAAAGCAGCAGATTCTGGCAAATCAAAACATTTTATTAGAACGGCAGGTGGCGGAGCGTACGAAAGAACTGAACACCTCGCTTGAAAACCTCAGGGCTACACAAAACCAGCTCATTCAATCGGAAAAGATGGCCTCGCTGGGCGAACTCACCGCCGGCATAGCGCATGAGATACAAAACCCTTTAAATTTCGTTAATAACTTTTCAGACGTGAACCAGGAAATGCTGATCGAACTGCGGGAAGAATTAGATAAGGGGGATGTTGAGGAAGCAAAAGCAATAGCAGCAGACATTGAACAAAACGAGGCGAAGATCAACCACCACGGCAAACGCGCCGAGGCTATTGTAAAAGGAATGCTACAGCACAGCCGTACTTCTTCCGGCCAAAAAGAACCAACCAACCTGAATGCTCTCGCCGATGAATATCTGCGTCTCTCCTATCACGGCTTTCGGGCAAAGGATAAAGAATTCAATGCTGAACTGATAACCAACTTCGATTCAAAGCTGCCCAAAGTAAATGTTGTGCCGCAGGATATTGGACGTGTGCTATTAAATGTGATCAACAACGCCTTTTATGCTGTTCAGCAAAAAACCAAAACCGCCGGAGCCGATTATAAGCCAACTGTTGAGATCTGCACGGCTCAACAAAATAGATCCGTAATTATTTCGGTGAAAGATAATGGCACAGGCATACCAGATAATGTAAAGGACAAAATATTGCAGCCATTTTTCACCACCAAGCCTACGGGTGAGGGAACCGGTTTGGGATTGAGCTTAACTTACGATATGGTAGTGAAGGGGCATGGCGGGAGTATACAGATTAACAGCGTTGAGGCGGAAGGTTCGGAGTTCATTATATTACTACCTTTAATTACCACGACATAA
- a CDS encoding ATP-binding protein, giving the protein MKRIIVYLSLIFCLAGIKPCFAQNDFAHAAMDSLQKVLAKQKTAKDSLLILQKLVDFTPIRSDETLSYPDHYKMLLEINEKLKLIDPAPYLLMQDGNRYWAKRKYSESLKSFQAAVEIFDKQHKVIYPLLINMRILYNFLNDQDARLHYFQKKLEYYLLNGPYENTAPCYHAIAGYYLYKGAYNQAINNYMKGGEVFRKFQPNFYAQIIYVLGMTYNQWGNFDKARYYARKALPLSQKQKDTSGINYCYATLSRIEFNAGKYNEALDAINESIRFMSKRVSQRVVNIYATKAEIYLKLNHPELAFPLLTRAKKLTDSAGFKTVSSVGYTEIDYDFYDYYLGQGNSAEAEKALLTAYQKSSNEQGVPLQLKYLRELGNFYQKHGQPEKSEKYFQEFFKVYDAREEGLHDFKVAQFEIDQNDRVQREHINQLKQEKALQDYQLSRSRTLLWGSLVVVLLISGLLIFIYRQLQVNKKTLISLRQTQRQLIQSEKMASLGELTAGIAHEIQNPLNFVNNFSEVNIELLEEMEAELKRGDINEAIDIAGDIKQNLEKIGHHGKRADGIVKGMLQHSRASSGQKEAANINTLADEYLRLAYHGLRAKDKSFNSDLATDFDEKLPPVNMIPQDIGRVLLNLFTNAFYAVQQKQKTAGSDYKPMVQLATRLKDGFVEITVKDNGTGIPDNVKDKILQPFFTTKPTGEGTGLGLSMSYDIVVKGHGGSIDVDTIENEYTEFTVTLPINL; this is encoded by the coding sequence ATGAAACGGATCATCGTTTATTTATCGCTTATTTTTTGCCTGGCAGGGATTAAACCGTGTTTTGCACAAAATGATTTTGCCCATGCAGCTATGGATTCGCTGCAAAAAGTGTTAGCGAAGCAAAAAACCGCTAAGGATAGCTTACTGATATTGCAAAAATTGGTGGACTTTACCCCAATACGATCGGATGAAACACTTTCGTATCCTGATCACTACAAAATGTTGCTGGAGATCAACGAAAAATTAAAATTGATCGATCCGGCCCCATACCTGCTGATGCAGGATGGCAACAGATATTGGGCTAAACGGAAGTATAGCGAATCGTTAAAGAGTTTCCAGGCCGCAGTTGAAATCTTTGATAAACAGCATAAGGTTATTTATCCATTGCTGATCAATATGCGCATCCTTTACAATTTCCTGAACGACCAGGATGCGCGGCTGCACTATTTCCAGAAGAAGCTGGAATATTACCTTCTGAACGGCCCTTACGAAAATACGGCCCCGTGTTACCACGCCATTGCCGGTTACTATCTGTATAAAGGCGCCTACAACCAGGCCATTAACAATTATATGAAAGGGGGCGAAGTATTTAGAAAATTCCAGCCTAATTTTTACGCCCAAATCATCTATGTGCTCGGCATGACCTACAATCAATGGGGTAATTTTGATAAGGCACGTTATTATGCCCGTAAGGCACTCCCCTTGTCGCAAAAGCAAAAAGATACCAGCGGAATAAATTATTGCTATGCCACACTAAGCCGTATTGAGTTTAACGCAGGAAAATACAACGAGGCCCTGGATGCGATAAATGAGAGCATTCGCTTTATGAGTAAAAGGGTATCGCAGCGCGTAGTCAACATATACGCAACTAAAGCAGAGATATACCTCAAGCTAAATCACCCCGAGTTGGCATTCCCTTTACTAACCAGGGCGAAAAAGCTAACCGACTCAGCGGGTTTCAAAACAGTCAGTTCTGTTGGCTATACGGAGATCGATTACGATTTTTACGATTATTACCTGGGACAGGGAAATAGCGCCGAAGCCGAAAAGGCCCTTTTAACAGCTTATCAAAAGTCATCCAACGAACAAGGGGTGCCACTTCAATTAAAATACCTGCGCGAACTCGGCAACTTCTATCAAAAGCATGGCCAGCCCGAAAAGTCAGAAAAATATTTCCAGGAGTTTTTTAAAGTTTACGATGCCCGGGAGGAAGGGCTGCACGATTTTAAAGTGGCCCAATTTGAGATAGATCAGAATGACCGGGTGCAGCGCGAACACATCAACCAGCTAAAGCAGGAAAAAGCCCTACAGGATTACCAGCTTAGCCGCAGCCGCACTTTATTATGGGGCTCGCTGGTGGTGGTTTTATTGATATCGGGCTTATTGATCTTTATCTACCGCCAATTACAGGTCAACAAAAAAACACTCATATCACTCAGACAAACCCAGCGGCAGCTGATACAATCCGAGAAAATGGCCTCATTGGGTGAGCTTACCGCCGGCATTGCCCACGAGATACAAAACCCGTTGAATTTTGTGAACAACTTTTCGGAGGTGAACATCGAACTTCTGGAGGAAATGGAAGCCGAACTGAAACGCGGCGATATAAATGAAGCGATCGATATTGCGGGCGATATAAAACAAAATCTCGAAAAAATAGGGCACCACGGCAAACGCGCCGATGGTATAGTAAAAGGTATGCTACAGCATAGCCGTGCCAGCAGCGGCCAAAAGGAAGCCGCCAATATCAATACCCTTGCCGACGAGTATCTGCGGCTTGCCTATCATGGGCTGCGTGCCAAGGACAAATCGTTTAACAGCGACCTGGCAACTGATTTTGACGAGAAACTGCCGCCCGTAAATATGATCCCACAGGATATTGGCCGGGTTTTATTAAACCTGTTCACCAACGCGTTCTATGCCGTTCAGCAAAAGCAAAAAACCGCGGGTAGTGATTATAAACCGATGGTGCAGCTGGCAACCCGGTTAAAGGACGGTTTTGTTGAAATAACGGTAAAAGATAATGGCACAGGCATACCAGATAATGTAAAGGACAAAATATTGCAGCCATTTTTCACCACCAAGCCAACCGGCGAGGGAACGGGCCTGGGCCTATCCATGAGTTACGATATTGTGGTGAAGGGGCACGGGGGAAGTATTGATGTGGACACCATAGAAAATGAATACACCGAATTTACTGTCACCTTGCCCATCAATTTATAA
- a CDS encoding tetratricopeptide repeat-containing sensor histidine kinase, whose product MTKKFLTIAALLIACCSITFAQQSRVDSLQKVYNKTRQDTTLVMFYFLKSVTTFLTTNTDSGMIYSKKALELARKIHFKQGEVRALSGIATFQNISGDLPGSLKTTFDALPEAIRLNEVRVVASCYNTRGLTYSTLKDFKKSLDNYYMAKNVAEKHHLNDLLVVEMNNVARQYLDMDRLDSAYYFTKKDYDFALKSHIVNNLGYLIRNFGIIQHKKGDFRGAITYYQKSLRDSSARNNHYLQSEDYRRIAEAYQQLGVADSSISYAKQAFEQAKLDRNPDQVQRATKLLTDEFLAKGNYKEAFDYQQITLKARDSLFSQQKTLQVQNLAYNEQQRIQQARAAEIAYQNRVRYYALLGVIAVFVLVAGILIYANGKRKKANTLLHERNAKIEAQSKAIEKTLADLKNTQTQLVQSEKMASLGELTAGIAHEIQNPLNFVNNFSEVNTELIEELEQEIAKGHFDEVKAIAADVKTNQQKISQHGKRADFIVKGMLQHSRASTGEKQPTNLNMLADEFLKLSFHGLRAKDKSFNAEMATHFDQDLPRINVAQQEIGRVLLNLYNNAFYAVNQKAKTAGAAYKPEVSVSTATENGQAVIKVKDNGNGIPDAIKDKIMQPFFTTKPTGEGTGLGLSLSYDIIVKGHGGHIEVNTKEAEFTEFTITLPL is encoded by the coding sequence ATGACAAAAAAGTTCCTGACAATTGCAGCACTGCTTATCGCTTGCTGCAGCATTACTTTTGCCCAACAAAGCAGGGTCGACAGCCTGCAAAAGGTATACAATAAAACCAGGCAGGATACCACGCTGGTGATGTTTTATTTTCTTAAAAGTGTCACCACATTTCTGACCACAAATACTGATTCGGGCATGATCTATTCAAAAAAAGCGCTCGAACTGGCCCGAAAAATCCATTTTAAACAAGGCGAGGTGCGTGCCCTATCCGGCATAGCTACTTTTCAGAACATCAGCGGCGACTTGCCGGGATCGTTAAAAACAACTTTCGATGCGCTTCCCGAAGCTATCAGGCTCAACGAGGTGCGTGTTGTTGCTTCGTGTTATAACACCCGGGGGCTTACCTATTCGACGCTTAAAGATTTCAAAAAATCGCTTGACAACTATTACATGGCAAAGAATGTGGCTGAAAAACATCATTTAAATGATTTGCTGGTAGTTGAAATGAACAATGTTGCCCGTCAATACCTGGATATGGACAGACTGGACTCCGCTTACTATTTTACCAAAAAGGACTATGATTTTGCTTTAAAGTCGCACATAGTAAATAATCTGGGTTACCTGATCCGGAATTTTGGTATCATCCAGCACAAAAAGGGCGATTTCAGGGGCGCCATCACTTATTATCAAAAGAGCCTGCGCGATTCATCGGCCCGTAACAATCATTATCTTCAAAGCGAGGACTACCGCCGTATTGCCGAGGCCTACCAGCAGCTGGGCGTGGCCGATTCCAGCATTAGTTATGCAAAACAGGCTTTTGAACAGGCCAAACTCGACCGGAACCCCGACCAGGTGCAACGCGCGACTAAACTGCTTACCGATGAGTTCCTGGCCAAAGGAAACTACAAAGAAGCCTTTGATTACCAGCAGATCACGCTTAAGGCGCGAGATAGCCTTTTCAGCCAGCAAAAGACGCTACAGGTACAAAACCTGGCATATAACGAACAACAACGCATACAGCAGGCCCGCGCTGCCGAAATTGCTTATCAAAACCGTGTGCGCTATTATGCCTTGCTGGGAGTGATCGCAGTATTTGTACTGGTAGCCGGGATCCTCATTTATGCTAACGGAAAGCGAAAAAAAGCAAACACCCTGCTGCACGAGCGTAACGCAAAAATAGAGGCTCAAAGTAAAGCGATCGAAAAAACACTTGCCGACCTGAAGAACACACAAACCCAGTTGGTACAGTCGGAAAAAATGGCCTCGCTGGGCGAGCTGACCGCAGGCATCGCCCACGAGATACAGAACCCCTTGAATTTCGTCAATAATTTTTCGGAGGTAAATACCGAACTGATAGAAGAACTGGAACAGGAAATAGCAAAGGGCCATTTCGACGAGGTTAAGGCTATTGCCGCCGATGTAAAAACCAATCAGCAAAAGATCAGTCAGCATGGCAAACGCGCCGATTTTATCGTAAAAGGCATGCTGCAGCATAGCCGTGCCAGCACCGGCGAAAAGCAGCCCACCAACCTGAACATGCTCGCCGATGAATTTCTTAAGCTTTCCTTTCACGGCCTTAGGGCGAAAGACAAATCCTTTAATGCCGAAATGGCAACACATTTCGACCAGGATCTGCCCAGGATCAACGTCGCGCAGCAGGAAATAGGGCGGGTGCTGCTTAACCTGTACAATAACGCTTTCTACGCCGTAAATCAAAAAGCGAAAACTGCAGGCGCCGCTTATAAACCCGAAGTATCGGTTAGTACCGCAACGGAAAACGGGCAGGCGGTTATTAAAGTAAAGGACAACGGCAATGGCATACCCGACGCGATAAAAGACAAGATCATGCAGCCATTCTTTACCACCAAGCCGACAGGCGAGGGTACCGGGCTGGGCCTGTCATTAAGTTATGATATTATAGTGAAGGGGCACGGGGGACATATTGAAGTAAATACCAAAGAAGCTGAATTTACGGAGTTTACCATAACACTGCCGCTATAA
- a CDS encoding YitT family protein, whose protein sequence is MKRLRLPGPVIDAIYVIVGILFCGFALKSFLVPNQFFDGGVTGVSLLISELYHIPIAYVIVAANIPFIIMGLKQVNRTFAFKTVLAIVGLGLCLLYMPEQHVTSDKLLVSIFGGVFMGIGVGLSIRGGCALDGIEVLALYTGKRISFTISEIILGINIVIFLIAAIKLGLPTSFYSIITYYAASKTSHFVIEGLEEYTGVTIISAQSEIIKERLVMELGRGITVYKGERGFLKNSFDVSHPVDIIFTVVTRLEVLRLKDLVHSIDEKAFIFTSTIKEAAGGVLKRRARQH, encoded by the coding sequence ATGAAAAGACTCAGGTTACCCGGCCCTGTTATCGATGCGATCTATGTCATTGTGGGCATATTGTTTTGCGGTTTTGCATTAAAAAGCTTCCTGGTCCCCAACCAGTTTTTTGATGGCGGCGTAACCGGGGTATCTCTGCTCATTTCCGAACTTTACCATATCCCCATAGCTTACGTAATCGTGGCGGCCAATATCCCCTTTATCATTATGGGGCTTAAACAGGTAAACCGAACGTTTGCTTTCAAAACTGTCCTGGCCATCGTCGGTCTTGGGCTATGCCTCCTTTATATGCCCGAACAGCACGTCACTTCAGATAAGCTGCTGGTATCCATCTTCGGTGGTGTATTTATGGGGATCGGCGTTGGTTTATCTATCCGCGGGGGCTGCGCCCTTGACGGCATCGAGGTATTGGCGCTTTATACAGGTAAACGCATCAGCTTTACCATCAGCGAAATTATTTTGGGCATCAATATCGTTATATTCCTTATTGCAGCCATTAAATTGGGCTTACCAACATCCTTTTACTCTATCATAACCTATTATGCCGCCTCCAAAACCAGCCACTTTGTGATCGAAGGGCTTGAAGAATATACCGGTGTCACTATCATCTCGGCGCAAAGCGAGATCATTAAAGAGCGCCTGGTAATGGAACTGGGCCGGGGCATTACGGTTTACAAGGGCGAACGCGGATTTTTGAAAAACAGCTTTGACGTTAGCCACCCGGTCGATATTATTTTCACGGTGGTAACACGCCTGGAGGTGCTCCGGCTGAAAGATCTTGTTCATAGCATCGACGAAAAGGCCTTCATATTTACCAGCACCATAAAAGAAGCGGCCGGCGGCGTGCTTAAGCGTCGGGCAAGGCAGCATTAA
- a CDS encoding HD domain-containing protein, protein MQFEQAGNFILNKLEKEIPAHLCYHNIDHTRDVYDAAEKIGRAEGISDHEMKLLHVAACYHDSGFLNVLHEHETESCRIAKESLPAFGFSPEEIDRICGMIMATRIPQSPKNKLEEILADADLDYLGRDDFFAIGDKLYHERELTDRDEWNATQLKFMQAHHYFTQTALNLRGAKKQDNLDKVKALLQ, encoded by the coding sequence ATGCAATTTGAACAGGCCGGCAACTTTATATTAAATAAGCTGGAAAAGGAAATACCCGCACATCTGTGTTACCATAATATCGACCATACCCGGGATGTATATGATGCTGCGGAAAAGATAGGGCGGGCCGAGGGTATTTCGGATCATGAAATGAAATTATTGCACGTTGCGGCTTGTTATCATGATTCGGGTTTCCTGAATGTTTTGCACGAACACGAGACAGAGTCGTGCCGGATAGCGAAAGAAAGCCTGCCTGCCTTTGGCTTTAGCCCGGAGGAGATAGACCGCATTTGCGGGATGATCATGGCCACCCGCATACCGCAATCGCCAAAGAATAAACTGGAGGAAATACTTGCCGATGCCGACCTGGATTACCTTGGCCGCGACGATTTCTTTGCTATCGGCGATAAGTTATACCACGAACGTGAACTGACCGATCGGGATGAATGGAACGCCACACAATTAAAATTTATGCAGGCGCATCACTATTTTACACAAACAGCGCTAAATTTACGCGGGGCTAAGAAGCAGGATAATTTGGACAAAGTAAAAGCCCTTTTGCAATAA
- a CDS encoding alpha/beta fold hydrolase, giving the protein MKTIKVNDGTEIFYKDWGTGQPLFFHHGWPLSSDDWDAQLMFFLKQGYRVIAHDRRGHGRSTQVSEGHNMDTYAADVAAIAEALDLKNAVHIGHSTGGGEAIHYAANLGKARVAKVVLISAVTPLMVKTENNPDGVPMAIFDEIREGTAFNRAQYFQDFTIPFYGYNREGAKISQGIRDNWWRQGMMGGVKAHVEGIKAFSETDFTDDLKSVDIPVLVLHGEDDQIVPFPISGAKAIKLLKHGKLISYPGFPHGMPATEAATINKDLLEFIRS; this is encoded by the coding sequence ATGAAAACAATTAAAGTAAACGACGGAACCGAAATTTTTTACAAAGACTGGGGCACCGGGCAGCCGCTCTTTTTCCATCATGGCTGGCCCCTGTCCAGCGACGACTGGGACGCCCAACTGATGTTTTTCCTTAAACAAGGGTACCGGGTCATCGCGCACGACCGCCGCGGGCATGGCAGATCGACCCAGGTTTCGGAAGGGCATAACATGGACACCTATGCGGCCGACGTAGCCGCGATCGCAGAGGCGCTTGACCTGAAAAATGCCGTTCACATAGGCCACTCCACCGGTGGCGGGGAGGCTATACATTATGCTGCTAATCTTGGAAAGGCCCGCGTGGCCAAAGTGGTGCTGATCAGCGCCGTTACGCCGTTGATGGTAAAAACAGAAAATAATCCCGACGGTGTGCCCATGGCCATATTTGACGAAATAAGGGAAGGAACTGCATTTAACAGGGCACAGTATTTCCAGGATTTCACCATACCATTTTACGGCTACAACCGCGAGGGCGCCAAAATATCGCAGGGCATACGCGACAACTGGTGGCGGCAGGGCATGATGGGCGGCGTAAAAGCCCACGTTGAAGGTATCAAAGCATTTTCGGAAACAGATTTTACCGACGACCTTAAAAGCGTGGATATCCCGGTATTGGTTTTACATGGCGAGGACGACCAGATAGTCCCATTTCCAATTTCGGGTGCGAAAGCTATAAAACTTTTAAAACACGGAAAACTCATCTCATACCCGGGCTTCCCACACGGTATGCCCGCCACCGAGGCAGCAACTATCAATAAGGACCTGCTGGAATTTATCAGATCATAA